A single genomic interval of Sphingobium sp. EM0848 harbors:
- a CDS encoding amidohydrolase family protein: protein MAMPKDIKIIDCMLGIPEAEDRSEWFAPFRPLIKDQQTLQQFAMPAQYMFKDIPQTGKVDDFVSWTVEQMDQHNIDKALVGWNDNATSYRAKEMYGDRFFFDLPCNPNGGMEEVRRIKRIHAEVGLSAISVFPAGTLPQVAINHKYMFPLYTCAAELGLPVLLNVGIPGPRIPMETQKVEHLDEVCWYFPDLKIVMRHGAEPWEALAVKLMLKWPNLYYSTSAFAPKHYPKAIIDYANTRGADKIIYAGYFPMGLSLDRIFSDMQNVPFKDEVWPKFLRENALKVFDLK from the coding sequence ATGGCCATGCCCAAGGATATCAAGATCATCGACTGCATGCTGGGCATTCCGGAGGCGGAGGACCGTTCCGAATGGTTCGCGCCCTTCCGCCCGCTGATCAAGGACCAGCAGACGCTTCAGCAGTTCGCGATGCCCGCGCAATATATGTTCAAGGACATTCCGCAGACCGGCAAGGTCGACGATTTCGTGTCCTGGACCGTCGAGCAGATGGACCAGCACAATATCGACAAGGCGCTAGTCGGCTGGAACGACAATGCAACATCTTACCGCGCCAAGGAAATGTACGGCGACCGTTTCTTCTTCGACCTGCCCTGCAACCCGAATGGGGGTATGGAGGAAGTGCGCCGGATCAAGCGCATCCATGCCGAAGTCGGTCTGTCGGCGATCAGTGTGTTTCCGGCGGGTACGCTGCCGCAGGTCGCGATCAACCATAAATATATGTTCCCACTCTACACCTGCGCGGCGGAACTGGGCCTGCCGGTGCTGCTCAATGTCGGCATTCCCGGTCCCCGCATCCCGATGGAGACGCAGAAGGTCGAGCATCTGGACGAAGTCTGCTGGTACTTCCCGGACCTCAAGATCGTCATGCGCCACGGCGCCGAGCCGTGGGAGGCGTTGGCCGTCAAGCTGATGCTGAAATGGCCGAACCTCTATTATTCGACCAGCGCCTTCGCGCCCAAGCACTATCCCAAGGCGATCATCGACTACGCCAATACACGTGGCGCCGACAAGATCATCTATGCTGGCTATTTCCCCATGGGGCTCAGCCTCGACCGCATCTTCAGCGATATGCAGAATGTGCCGTTCAAGGATGAGGTCTGGCCGAAATTCCTGCGCGAAAACGCCCTCAAGGTCTTTGACCTGAAATAA
- a CDS encoding Rieske 2Fe-2S domain-containing protein encodes MSNTHDATDARTPPVAVWQILEKLKGQDLADWRLAEVKGRASIEERNLNIGIPFGWYPILLSSELQVGEVQPLRYFSKDLAIWRGEDGKVRMLDAYCKHLGAHMGHGGKVHGNLLECPFHAWRYDGDEAAVKEIPYARVVPPQVKRKCTRNWHITEANRWIWAWYHPEDVAPLFEVAVLPEATDPEWTDYEIHEWNVWGSIQNMAENGVDVAHFRYIHGTANVPLGELRWGEWGRGADVKAKMGTPWGEVDGLISYDTMGPGQSWTRFTGISETLLVACLAPVELDHVHVRFCFTQPKAQAEGERAGVAKAIIRDICKQFDQDKVVWDRQKFEPNPIICDGDGPIPQFRKYYSRYYVDQAAS; translated from the coding sequence ATGTCGAACACGCATGACGCAACAGACGCCCGCACCCCCCCGGTGGCGGTCTGGCAGATCCTCGAAAAGCTGAAGGGCCAGGACCTGGCCGACTGGCGCCTGGCCGAAGTGAAGGGCCGCGCCTCGATCGAGGAACGCAACCTGAATATCGGTATTCCCTTTGGCTGGTATCCGATCCTGCTCTCGTCCGAACTGCAGGTGGGCGAGGTCCAGCCGCTGCGCTATTTCTCCAAGGATTTGGCGATCTGGCGCGGAGAGGACGGCAAGGTCCGGATGCTCGACGCCTATTGCAAGCATCTGGGTGCGCATATGGGCCATGGCGGCAAGGTGCATGGCAATCTGCTGGAATGCCCCTTCCACGCCTGGCGCTATGATGGTGACGAGGCGGCGGTGAAGGAAATTCCCTATGCCCGCGTCGTCCCGCCTCAGGTGAAGCGCAAATGCACGCGCAACTGGCACATCACCGAAGCCAATCGCTGGATCTGGGCTTGGTATCATCCGGAGGATGTCGCGCCGCTGTTCGAGGTGGCCGTGTTGCCCGAAGCGACCGATCCCGAATGGACCGACTATGAGATCCATGAATGGAATGTCTGGGGTTCGATCCAGAACATGGCCGAAAATGGCGTGGACGTGGCGCATTTCCGCTACATCCATGGAACCGCCAATGTGCCGCTGGGCGAGCTGCGCTGGGGCGAATGGGGCCGCGGCGCCGACGTCAAGGCGAAGATGGGCACGCCCTGGGGCGAGGTGGACGGCCTGATCAGCTATGACACCATGGGCCCGGGCCAGAGCTGGACGCGCTTCACCGGCATTTCCGAAACGCTGCTGGTCGCCTGCCTTGCGCCGGTCGAGCTGGACCATGTTCATGTCCGCTTCTGCTTTACCCAGCCCAAGGCGCAGGCCGAGGGCGAGCGCGCGGGCGTCGCCAAGGCGATCATCCGCGACATCTGCAAGCAGTTCGATCAGGACAAGGTCGTCTGGGACCGGCAGAAGTTCGAGCCGAACCCGATCATCTGCGATGGTGACGGCCCGATCCCGCAGTTCCGCAAATATTATTCGCGCTACTATGTGGATCAGGCTGCTTCGTAA
- a CDS encoding amidase, whose amino-acid sequence MDMTRRESMAGVGAAALLGMTGAAKAATSSSPLDTQDSLGLADLVRRKKVSPTELLDASIARVETMNPRFNFMAQEHYDYGRAAIKRGLPEGPFSGVPWLLKDLNTYIAGLPTDNGSRFYKGYKPEVTSELVRRIERAGFVIFGKTTVPEMGLTGTTENKLTGATRNPWNPAHIAGGSSGGAAAAVAAGVLPAAHATDGGGSIRIPASCCGLFGLKPSRGRVPMGPPRTEGWGGLSVHHAVTRSVRDSAAILDATHGVEPGSRYGAPTPEGSFLSQLERAPGRLRIAFMKDAPAGSPVDPECLAAAEKAARLCESLGHHVEEAAPKLDIAAMGAASFVLIGSSVAADMLDRAKATGVAIGPDVLEPITLGFIAYGQKTTGMDYARANATLQTAALTMAQFMSNYDLILSPTLAAPPLELGKINLSPDTDFATWGQRAATFSPFTQIANMTGQPAMSMPLGMSSGGLPIGVMFMGRYGDEATLFRLAGQLEKAAPWWDRRPAL is encoded by the coding sequence ATGGACATGACACGCCGGGAAAGCATGGCGGGGGTCGGCGCGGCGGCGCTGCTGGGAATGACAGGCGCGGCGAAAGCGGCGACATCCTCCAGCCCGCTCGACACGCAGGATTCGCTGGGGCTGGCCGATCTGGTCCGCCGCAAGAAGGTTTCGCCCACCGAATTGCTCGACGCCTCGATCGCGCGGGTGGAGACGATGAACCCGCGCTTCAACTTCATGGCGCAGGAACATTATGACTATGGCCGCGCCGCCATCAAGCGGGGCCTGCCGGAAGGGCCGTTCAGCGGTGTTCCCTGGCTGCTGAAGGATCTCAACACCTATATCGCCGGCCTGCCGACCGATAATGGCAGCCGCTTTTATAAGGGCTACAAGCCCGAAGTGACCTCCGAACTGGTCCGTCGGATCGAGCGGGCGGGTTTCGTCATCTTCGGCAAGACCACCGTGCCGGAAATGGGGCTGACCGGCACGACCGAGAACAAGCTGACCGGCGCAACGCGCAATCCGTGGAACCCGGCCCATATTGCGGGCGGCTCCTCCGGCGGCGCGGCGGCGGCGGTCGCGGCAGGCGTGTTGCCCGCAGCCCATGCCACGGACGGCGGCGGTTCGATCCGCATTCCAGCTTCCTGCTGCGGCCTGTTCGGTTTGAAACCCAGCCGGGGCCGCGTGCCGATGGGTCCGCCGCGCACGGAGGGCTGGGGCGGGCTGTCGGTCCACCATGCCGTGACCCGGTCGGTGCGGGATTCCGCCGCGATACTGGACGCGACCCATGGGGTGGAGCCGGGCAGCCGCTATGGCGCGCCGACGCCCGAGGGCAGCTTCCTGTCCCAGCTTGAAAGGGCACCCGGACGGCTGCGCATCGCCTTCATGAAGGATGCGCCTGCCGGATCGCCGGTCGACCCCGAATGTCTGGCGGCGGCGGAAAAGGCCGCGCGGCTGTGCGAGAGCCTGGGCCATCATGTCGAGGAGGCTGCGCCGAAACTCGACATCGCGGCGATGGGCGCGGCCAGTTTCGTGCTGATCGGTTCCTCGGTCGCGGCCGACATGCTCGACCGGGCGAAGGCGACCGGCGTGGCGATCGGCCCGGATGTGCTGGAGCCGATTACGCTCGGCTTCATCGCCTATGGGCAGAAGACCACGGGCATGGACTATGCCCGCGCCAATGCCACGCTTCAGACCGCGGCGCTGACCATGGCGCAGTTCATGAGCAATTATGACCTGATCCTTTCTCCCACATTGGCGGCGCCGCCGCTGGAACTGGGGAAGATCAACCTGTCGCCCGATACGGATTTCGCGACCTGGGGCCAGCGGGCGGCAACCTTCTCCCCCTTCACCCAGATCGCCAACATGACCGGCCAGCCTGCCATGTCGATGCCGCTGGGCATGTCGTCTGGCGGCCTGCCGATCGGGGTCATGTTCATGGGCCGTTATGGTGACGAAGCAACGCTGTTCCGGCTTGCCGGGCAGCTCGAAAAGGCGGCGCCCTGGTGGGACCGGCGTCCGGCGCTCTGA
- a CDS encoding SDR family NAD(P)-dependent oxidoreductase — protein MRGLKGKTGIVAGGGRGIGAATARRLADEGAQVVIGDIMAEWAMDTAAAIREQGGKAIGVALDGTSAASQAAIVQAALDEFGGLDFYHSNLAGGTEGDIDILNCSEEVLDRSFAINAKSHFLATQAALPVLIERGGGAMIYTSSGAAISGNPLQVAYPMTKNALHALVRHVARKFGKQGIRANGICPGVVMTEAVAQHLTQDYVDSMLAAIPHRRLGQPDDIAGAIAFLASDDGVWVNGQLWHVNGGSLLRD, from the coding sequence ATGCGTGGATTGAAGGGTAAGACCGGCATCGTCGCGGGCGGTGGGCGCGGCATCGGCGCGGCGACGGCGCGGCGTCTGGCGGACGAAGGCGCGCAGGTCGTGATCGGCGACATCATGGCGGAATGGGCGATGGATACCGCCGCAGCGATCCGCGAGCAGGGCGGCAAGGCGATTGGCGTGGCGTTGGACGGCACCAGCGCGGCGTCGCAGGCGGCCATCGTACAGGCGGCGTTGGATGAATTTGGCGGCCTCGACTTCTACCATTCCAATCTGGCGGGCGGGACAGAGGGGGATATCGATATCCTCAATTGCAGCGAGGAAGTGCTGGACCGCAGCTTCGCCATCAACGCGAAGAGCCATTTCCTGGCCACGCAGGCGGCGCTGCCCGTGTTGATCGAGCGGGGCGGCGGGGCGATGATCTACACCTCCTCCGGCGCGGCGATTTCCGGCAATCCGTTGCAGGTCGCCTATCCCATGACGAAGAACGCGCTGCATGCGCTGGTCCGCCATGTCGCGCGCAAATTCGGCAAGCAGGGCATCCGCGCCAACGGCATCTGCCCCGGCGTGGTGATGACCGAAGCCGTCGCCCAGCATTTGACCCAGGATTATGTCGACTCCATGCTGGCCGCCATTCCGCACCGGCGGTTGGGCCAGCCGGACGATATTGCCGGGGCCATCGCCTTCCTCGCCTCCGATGACGGGGTGTGGGTCAATGGCCAGCTCTGGCATGTGAACGGCGGATCGCTGTTGCGGGATTGA
- a CDS encoding MFS transporter, giving the protein MNSRTASVPPSNPWVVLAMLLAIYIFNFADRYLITGLIGPIKAEFGLGDGMMGLLMGPAFVVLYVVLGVPFARMADRGSRIRIIAAGCVLWSGATVATGLATGPISLALARVGVGVGEAAFVAPAYSLLSDYFRPEKRGFAFALLGLATYFGQIAGQGGGPAIAAVHGWRLAFIGMGVAGVALGVLALWLIREPVRTKLAEDGVMPFGRLVALLLRRPAFLLMALTFGLAALSGVAFSYWGPELFARRYGLDPVTAKSAFALNFGLSGLIGTLLFGALADRLSARSMIWPSRLSALAIGAATAAILAATWADSFTLARWLAVPAGLLGGGWPVGLLATLQYMLPASIRASSTALFLAATTLLGYFVAPWATGAISGWLGNDGHSLAIALSLIIPFGFLASALGWLAGARLERDRQALAQAPFPSAGHCAMEPA; this is encoded by the coding sequence ATGAACAGCCGGACAGCTTCCGTGCCCCCCTCCAATCCGTGGGTCGTGCTGGCGATGCTGCTGGCGATCTACATCTTCAACTTCGCCGACCGTTATCTGATCACGGGACTGATCGGGCCGATCAAGGCGGAGTTTGGGTTGGGCGACGGGATGATGGGCCTGCTGATGGGGCCGGCTTTCGTCGTGTTGTACGTCGTGCTGGGGGTGCCCTTTGCGCGGATGGCTGACCGGGGAAGCCGAATCCGCATCATCGCGGCGGGCTGCGTGTTGTGGAGCGGCGCGACGGTTGCGACCGGGCTTGCTACTGGCCCGATCAGCCTGGCGCTGGCACGGGTCGGCGTCGGCGTGGGGGAGGCGGCCTTCGTCGCCCCGGCCTATTCGTTGCTGTCCGATTATTTCCGGCCTGAAAAGCGCGGCTTCGCCTTCGCGCTGCTGGGGTTGGCCACTTATTTCGGCCAAATTGCCGGGCAGGGCGGCGGTCCCGCGATCGCGGCGGTGCATGGCTGGCGGCTGGCCTTTATCGGCATGGGCGTGGCGGGCGTGGCGCTGGGGGTGCTGGCGCTGTGGCTGATTCGAGAGCCGGTGCGCACGAAACTGGCGGAGGATGGGGTCATGCCCTTCGGCCGGCTGGTGGCGCTGCTGCTGCGGCGACCTGCCTTCCTGCTGATGGCGTTGACTTTTGGGCTGGCCGCGCTGTCGGGCGTTGCCTTTTCCTATTGGGGGCCGGAACTGTTCGCGCGGCGTTATGGGCTGGACCCGGTGACCGCCAAGTCCGCTTTCGCGCTCAATTTCGGTCTGTCGGGGTTGATCGGCACCCTGTTGTTCGGTGCGCTGGCCGACCGGCTGTCGGCACGCAGCATGATATGGCCCTCGCGCCTGTCTGCGCTGGCTATTGGCGCGGCGACGGCGGCGATTCTGGCTGCGACCTGGGCGGACAGCTTCACGCTGGCGCGCTGGCTGGCAGTGCCGGCGGGGCTGCTGGGGGGCGGTTGGCCGGTGGGGCTCCTCGCCACCCTGCAGTATATGCTGCCCGCGTCGATCCGCGCCTCGTCCACCGCCTTGTTCCTGGCGGCGACAACTTTGCTGGGCTATTTCGTCGCGCCCTGGGCGACTGGCGCGATCAGCGGCTGGCTCGGCAATGACGGGCATTCGCTCGCCATTGCGCTCAGCCTGATCATTCCCTTCGGTTTCCTGGCTTCGGCGCTTGGCTGGCTGGCCGGCGCCCGGCTGGAGCGGGACCGGCAGGCATTGGCACAGGCCCCGTTTCCATCGGCCGGACATTGTGCCATGGAACCCGCATGA
- a CDS encoding Lrp/AsnC family transcriptional regulator, which yields MNEGFSIDEIDRKIIGHLRRNGRSTNQQIAESLDLTAATVSGRIRRMEQSDKLNVVAVSDFAAHGLDVLIQMAIEVDGRAASDVADELATLPEVFAVFLVTGRHNIDLLLALREYGDLPNLMIDKLSKIRGVRTMRPSIVLDVIKYQFESGPLVSGGGA from the coding sequence ATGAATGAAGGCTTTTCCATCGACGAGATCGACCGCAAGATCATCGGCCACCTGCGCCGCAACGGACGGTCCACCAACCAGCAGATCGCAGAATCGCTCGACCTGACAGCCGCCACGGTGTCGGGTCGCATCCGCCGGATGGAGCAGTCCGACAAGTTGAACGTGGTCGCCGTGTCGGACTTTGCGGCCCATGGGCTGGACGTGTTGATCCAGATGGCGATCGAGGTCGACGGTCGCGCCGCGTCGGACGTTGCCGATGAACTGGCGACGCTGCCCGAAGTCTTCGCTGTTTTCCTCGTCACCGGGCGGCATAATATCGACCTGCTGCTGGCGCTGCGGGAATATGGCGACCTGCCCAATCTGATGATCGACAAATTGTCCAAGATCCGGGGGGTACGGACGATGCGGCCCTCCATCGTGCTGGACGTCATCAAATATCAGTTCGAATCGGGGCCACTCGTTTCGGGAGGTGGTGCATGA
- a CDS encoding Lrp/AsnC family transcriptional regulator — MSKASIDDLDRQLIDMLARDARVSNRKIAADLGVNEGTIRGRIKRLQQDGLLAFTAITSLDLDRDVRIAFIGIQADIENIRDIARQIAAMPMARAVMIVAGQFNIMVTCLFTDLGKFHHVAADQILAMPGVHHIETSIAVGAVKYNSRIVRITEKPQPDGDDIG; from the coding sequence ATGAGCAAGGCGTCCATCGATGATCTCGACCGTCAGCTGATCGACATGCTGGCGCGCGACGCCCGCGTGTCCAACCGCAAGATCGCTGCGGATCTGGGCGTCAATGAAGGCACGATTCGTGGCCGTATCAAGCGGTTGCAGCAGGACGGGCTGCTCGCCTTCACTGCGATCACCAGCCTCGACCTGGACAGGGATGTTCGTATCGCCTTCATCGGCATCCAGGCCGATATAGAGAATATCCGCGACATTGCGCGGCAGATCGCGGCCATGCCCATGGCGCGGGCGGTGATGATCGTGGCTGGTCAGTTCAACATCATGGTGACCTGCCTGTTCACCGATCTGGGCAAGTTTCATCATGTGGCCGCAGACCAGATCCTGGCGATGCCGGGGGTACACCATATTGAAACCTCGATTGCGGTGGGCGCGGTCAAATATAATTCGCGGATCGTGCGCATCACGGAAAAGCCCCAGCCAGACGGTGATGATATCGGCTGA
- a CDS encoding acyl-CoA dehydrogenase family protein — MEFAFTEEQQMIAETAQAFFRDNATSERVRRAMAMDGIDQELWTAFCRELGLSGIGLPEETGGSGLGMVELAIIAEAAGAQVAALPMLGSLVQAAQAIAAGGTQDQSAALLPELISGEAIGGYFYDSALKVEGDRLTGGAQYVTHGASASLFVVTDNRGMWVVRADDPGVTVTAQTSMDQTRPLARVALDSAQGEALANPAAALVAVHRAAFIAVAAEALGGAQACLDRTVAYSQERVQFGRPIGSFQAYKHRLADMMIEIEQARSAVYWAACAVDERSDEADLAIHAAKSFAADTYFRCAGDMIQLHGGIGFTWEHDAHLFFKRARSLQTMLGSGNWHRERIATMILGEAA; from the coding sequence ATGGAATTCGCCTTTACCGAAGAGCAGCAGATGATTGCGGAGACGGCGCAGGCCTTCTTCCGCGACAATGCGACGAGTGAGCGCGTGCGTCGTGCCATGGCCATGGATGGCATCGATCAGGAATTGTGGACCGCCTTTTGCCGCGAACTAGGGTTGAGCGGCATCGGCCTGCCCGAAGAGACGGGCGGATCGGGGCTGGGCATGGTCGAACTGGCGATCATCGCGGAGGCTGCCGGCGCGCAGGTCGCCGCGCTGCCGATGCTGGGCAGTCTGGTGCAGGCGGCGCAGGCGATTGCGGCTGGGGGCACGCAGGATCAGAGTGCGGCGCTGCTGCCCGAGTTGATCTCTGGCGAGGCGATTGGCGGCTATTTTTATGACAGCGCGCTGAAGGTCGAGGGCGATCGGCTGACCGGCGGGGCGCAATATGTGACTCATGGCGCCAGTGCATCGCTGTTCGTCGTCACCGATAATCGGGGCATGTGGGTGGTCCGGGCCGATGATCCGGGCGTGACCGTCACAGCGCAGACCAGCATGGACCAGACCCGCCCGCTTGCCCGCGTGGCGCTGGACAGCGCGCAGGGTGAGGCGCTTGCCAATCCCGCCGCCGCGCTGGTCGCAGTGCATCGCGCCGCCTTCATTGCGGTGGCGGCGGAGGCTTTGGGCGGCGCGCAGGCCTGTCTCGACCGCACCGTCGCCTATTCGCAGGAACGCGTCCAGTTCGGCCGTCCGATCGGTTCGTTCCAGGCCTATAAGCACCGGCTGGCCGACATGATGATCGAGATCGAGCAGGCGCGTTCGGCGGTCTATTGGGCGGCCTGCGCGGTGGACGAGCGGTCCGATGAGGCTGATCTCGCGATCCACGCCGCCAAGAGCTTCGCCGCCGATACATATTTCCGGTGCGCGGGTGACATGATCCAGCTGCATGGCGGCATCGGTTTCACCTGGGAACATGACGCGCATCTCTTCTTCAAACGCGCCCGCTCGCTCCAGACCATGTTGGGCAGCGGCAACTGGCACCGCGAACGCATTGCCACGATGATCCTGGGGGAAGCAGCATGA
- a CDS encoding acyl-CoA dehydrogenase family protein produces MKLGFSQEDELFRQECADWLNGQMAGEFKDIKGIAKLTGSPERRKEWEQQLAAHRWSCIGWPSQWGGRDATLAQQVIFAEEYARAGVPGRINHIGVELAGPTILAFGTEEQKRQFLPGIAGGTTIFCQGFSEPNAGSDLASVRTRGRLEGGEWVVNGQKIWTSLAHISDWIFVVTRTEEGSQGPKGLTFLMMPLDQPGIEVRGIRQINGDAEFNETFFTDARCPADSLIGAVGQGWGIAMGLLAFERGVSTLGQQMGFRNELDEIIVAAKANGAANDPLIRQRLAKAEIGLRLMRYGALRMLSQTDHKKIDGAALTYKIQWASWRRNLGELAMDVLGQAGEVTDHAEYEWDMLPNLFLFSRADTIYGGTNQIQRNLIAERGLGLPREPRYVPKG; encoded by the coding sequence ATGAAACTGGGTTTTTCGCAGGAAGACGAACTGTTCCGGCAGGAATGCGCCGACTGGCTGAATGGCCAGATGGCGGGCGAGTTCAAGGATATCAAGGGCATCGCCAAGCTGACCGGCAGCCCCGAGCGCCGCAAGGAATGGGAGCAGCAGCTCGCCGCCCATCGCTGGTCCTGCATCGGCTGGCCGTCGCAATGGGGCGGGCGCGACGCGACGCTGGCGCAGCAGGTGATCTTCGCGGAGGAATATGCCCGCGCCGGGGTGCCGGGTCGTATCAACCATATCGGCGTCGAATTGGCCGGGCCGACCATCCTGGCCTTCGGTACGGAGGAACAGAAGCGCCAGTTCCTGCCCGGCATCGCAGGTGGCACGACGATCTTCTGCCAGGGCTTTTCCGAACCCAATGCGGGGTCGGACCTGGCCAGCGTCCGCACGCGCGGGCGGCTGGAGGGCGGCGAATGGGTGGTGAACGGCCAGAAGATCTGGACCAGCCTTGCCCATATCTCCGACTGGATCTTTGTTGTCACCCGCACGGAGGAAGGGTCGCAGGGACCCAAGGGCCTGACCTTCCTGATGATGCCGCTGGATCAGCCGGGCATTGAGGTGCGCGGCATCCGCCAGATCAATGGCGATGCTGAGTTCAACGAGACTTTCTTCACCGATGCGCGCTGTCCGGCGGACAGCCTGATCGGTGCGGTCGGGCAGGGCTGGGGCATCGCCATGGGCCTGCTCGCCTTCGAACGCGGCGTGTCGACGTTGGGCCAGCAAATGGGTTTTCGCAACGAACTGGACGAGATCATCGTGGCGGCCAAGGCCAATGGCGCGGCCAATGACCCGCTGATCCGCCAGCGTCTTGCGAAGGCGGAGATTGGCCTGCGGCTGATGCGCTATGGCGCGCTGCGGATGCTGTCGCAGACCGATCACAAGAAGATCGATGGCGCCGCGCTGACCTACAAGATCCAGTGGGCCAGCTGGCGCCGCAATCTGGGTGAACTGGCGATGGACGTGCTGGGGCAGGCGGGCGAAGTCACGGACCATGCGGAATATGAATGGGATATGCTGCCCAATCTGTTCCTCTTCTCCCGCGCTGACACCATCTATGGCGGCACCAATCAGATTCAGCGCAACCTGATCGCGGAACGCGGGCTTGGCCTGCCGCGCGAACCGCGTTACGTCCCGAAAGGATGA
- a CDS encoding PaaI family thioesterase: MTQEEDLFERLKNLPPRGHHAMLGLYSVADGPDWVEMACPYDPRFLMDADKGLVSSGPILSLIDAAAGAAVIARTRQWRPMATLDMRVDYLRGARVGQTLHARATCHHLTRQVAFLNCEVHDGAPEDRVASAAISFFFMDDA; the protein is encoded by the coding sequence ATGACGCAAGAGGAAGATCTGTTCGAGCGGCTGAAGAACCTGCCGCCGCGTGGCCATCATGCCATGCTGGGGCTGTATTCGGTCGCCGACGGGCCTGACTGGGTGGAAATGGCCTGCCCCTATGATCCACGCTTCCTGATGGATGCCGACAAGGGGCTGGTATCGTCAGGGCCGATCCTCTCGCTGATCGATGCGGCGGCGGGTGCGGCGGTGATCGCGCGGACGCGGCAATGGCGGCCGATGGCGACGCTGGACATGCGGGTTGATTATCTGCGCGGGGCGCGGGTGGGGCAGACTCTCCATGCCCGCGCCACCTGTCATCATCTGACGCGGCAGGTCGCTTTCCTGAATTGCGAGGTGCATGACGGAGCGCCGGAGGACCGCGTGGCCTCCGCCGCGATCAGTTTCTTTTTTATGGATGACGCATGA
- a CDS encoding PaaI family thioesterase: MIADTPYAQMLGIRTLDTGTLMMPVSSDLEGRTGFLYGGVIASLLELACLEAVSLELGGIDRRPRPVNISFDFLRGGEMADSFAQARIVRIGKRIVNASALCWQRDRDKPIASARMHLMLD; this comes from the coding sequence ATGATCGCGGACACACCTTATGCACAGATGCTGGGGATTCGGACCCTTGATACCGGCACCTTGATGATGCCGGTGTCGTCCGATCTGGAGGGTCGGACTGGCTTTCTCTATGGTGGCGTGATCGCCAGCCTGTTGGAACTGGCCTGTCTGGAGGCGGTGTCGCTGGAACTGGGCGGGATCGACCGGCGGCCGCGGCCGGTGAATATTTCCTTCGACTTTCTGCGCGGCGGTGAAATGGCGGACAGCTTTGCGCAGGCACGGATCGTTCGGATCGGCAAGCGTATCGTGAACGCCAGCGCGCTTTGCTGGCAGCGTGACAGGGACAAGCCGATCGCCAGCGCGCGCATGCATTTGATGCTGGATTGA
- a CDS encoding AraC family transcriptional regulator — translation MTKELNRHFSRPAPGRASATVARDLLRLVGAYGGNQPALLRDAGLTHLSASLLSPTAPAPALSHDEFARLYARCTWALDECAARQEGREPLTKLGIDMLCHCVITSRTLREAIERTDQFSLLIGPRAGRLRLHEEGGMARLDMETARTVHNACAYLSDLTGLSTYHRLFGWLIGEDIRLTGAAMRYPPLLDERTIFYLMPHPLTHGAAENSLRFAADYLDRPVIRTPPELKPLIRSFPFDLAVPLSKDAPLSERILHLFAAMLTSGEAPATAAWLARSFSISEATLKRRLAAEGTALIALRAQARQDIAERLLSDPRLSITEIARRTHFSDATAFRRAFHQWTGQSPAAWRAGLG, via the coding sequence ATGACAAAGGAGCTCAACAGACATTTTTCCCGCCCAGCGCCGGGCCGCGCCTCGGCCACGGTGGCGCGCGACCTGCTGCGCCTGGTGGGTGCCTATGGCGGCAACCAGCCCGCTTTGCTGCGTGATGCGGGGTTGACCCATCTCTCCGCCAGCCTGCTTTCCCCCACCGCTCCTGCCCCTGCTTTGTCCCATGACGAGTTCGCCCGGCTCTATGCCCGTTGCACCTGGGCACTCGACGAATGCGCCGCCCGGCAGGAGGGGCGCGAGCCCCTGACCAAGCTCGGCATCGACATGCTGTGCCATTGCGTCATCACCAGCCGCACACTGCGCGAGGCGATTGAGCGGACAGACCAGTTTTCCCTGCTCATCGGCCCGCGCGCCGGGCGGCTGCGCCTCCATGAGGAAGGCGGCATGGCGCGGCTGGACATGGAAACGGCGCGCACGGTGCACAACGCCTGCGCCTATCTGTCCGACCTGACGGGCCTTTCAACCTATCATCGGCTGTTCGGCTGGCTGATCGGGGAGGATATCCGGCTGACGGGCGCGGCGATGCGCTATCCGCCTTTGCTGGATGAACGGACGATCTTCTACCTGATGCCGCATCCGCTGACCCATGGCGCGGCGGAAAACAGCCTGCGCTTTGCCGCCGACTATCTGGACCGGCCCGTCATCCGCACGCCGCCGGAGCTGAAGCCGCTGATCCGCAGCTTTCCCTTCGATCTGGCCGTGCCGCTGTCGAAGGACGCGCCCCTGTCGGAACGCATCCTGCACCTCTTCGCGGCCATGTTGACCAGCGGCGAAGCGCCTGCGACGGCAGCGTGGCTGGCCCGGTCCTTCAGCATCAGCGAAGCGACGCTGAAACGCCGGCTGGCGGCGGAGGGAACCGCGCTGATCGCGCTTCGCGCCCAGGCCCGGCAGGATATTGCGGAAAGGCTGCTGTCCGATCCCCGACTGTCGATCACGGAGATAGCGCGACGCACCCATTTCAGCGATGCCACCGCGTTTCGGCGGGCCTTCCACCAATGGACCGGTCAGTCGCCCGCAGCCTGGCGGGCAGGGTTGGGGTGA